acataatacatatttttttccaataaaattaactttgtaCATATAATCGCATGGGAAAACCCCATGGGGCctcaataaaatatcacaTGGGAACTTAACtggttaaattttattttctgtgCAAGTTTTCAGCCACAACCAAGCCACAACTTGCTGATTGTCAGATAGCCTATTCATTAGTATTCAACACTTTTTGTCATTCTAACTGACAGATACGCTGAACAGAATTTATACAGGAGCTGTTAATTCTTAAAGCATTGATTACACATCTCTCtgataatataattgataGCTTTACTACTACTAGactttttagtttatttcacATTTGATTTATGAGATGTCATTTTACCTGACAGATaagttaataataacatatcCAGAAGGTTCTGTGTCCAGAAGTTACGAAACTAGCtctaagtaatatttattacaactaTAAAACGCcaatactatttaaaaaatcaacaaacaCATCCCAAGAACAAAATCCATCTTCATTCACAGggcatttatttaattctaaatctttaaatagcGGTGGATTGTCTTCATTTAAAACTGTTGCATTTCTCAACTGTTTAGCACTTTGATACACATActgtattttcaataaatactccTTATTGTGAACGTCAAACCATTTTTGGAAAATCACCTTACCACCTATCGGGGTATTAACAAACTCATTTTCTAGCACAAAAGGTTTAAATTCCATTGCATTTAacacaacatttatatttgcGTCATGACCCATGAGAAGTGatacttttttattgtcatttataagtatttttgacATGTATTTGAGAAGCGGATAGCTTATATCCTTAGctattatactaatattaaaaataatattgtggtAACTTTGTGATATGGGCAAAATTGCCTGCCATTCATTTTTCTTTGATAACTGACCCCACGCAACGTTGTCTAATGAAAACCCACTGTAGTACTCCATTAAAAACGCATCTATAGCCTCATTGCTAAGTTTCAAAGGCCCTTTAAGTATCGGTTTCGATCCTACaacaatatctatattattttcttcacCGTCCATATCACATTTATTCtctaatttacataaatcaGATGCTTGAAAATCTAAAATACGTTCAAGAGTTTCATATTGAGTTTTTAAGtccatattttgtaataaagcAGACATTTCATCAAGAGCTAGTTTCTTAAAGATCTCTGTATGATTGTGAATGTACGGACTAAATATAGGATCGTAATTTTCGTTTGAATGATGCACGGTCACGTTGCAATGAGGAAATGTATTTGTTACAAAAGCTTGGGCCGATGCCATCGTTCTTTGAACATTATTTGCATAcacataaaattcattttcatcTGGACAGTCACTAGATAATAGTCCCTTTGTATACAGCcagtttttaaaaaacgtTCCCATATAGCCTTCTAATATAAAACCTTTTTCTGTTAAATATCCTGGCTCTTCTTTCCACTGTGGCCAGGTTTGAGGTGTTaacttttttaagtttttcgaCAAAGGCGTCCGCAGATTATGACGACTGAGCAACACCACTTTTTCTAGTTTATATTGATCGACTGGCTTGAAATCGAAACataacaaaaacacaaaaacacTCAGTGTAAAACAGAAAAACAAGAAGCAGGTAAGAAATATACTTCgcgtaaacattttatatgtttgttatGTGTTAATACAAACGACATActgaattgataaaaatattcttcttTGTCTAGTGGAGGGAGGTTCGAGTGAAAGTAAGTAACCTACAaatcaatgtaaaaataaattcataatcaCGTGacgtcatttttaaatataaacatcatTGCATGTGAACGCGGAAATAAGGCACAATTGctgattttgtaataaattaatgctaaatgataatgtaaataaaacacaagttGTCGTTTTCTGCAATCAGCTGATTTAATTGgcattgacatttgacatttgacattttattaaaccaTTCACGGTAAGACGATTGAGTCGCAGTCTTATCTATGAATAAACACAACCTTATCTTcttcagaaataaaaaatatatacagaaaaatgattttttctACGTCTgtctatttattatgtacactgaataataaattaccaaAGTTTCAAATTATCATATAAACATCACAAACGTCTTTAacatttattaggtactagcggtccgccccggcttcgcccgtggtacatctTTACGTTTtttctacataagaaccatcctcgtacttcaaggaatataataaaaaaagaattatcgaaatcggttcagccgttctcgagttatgcgcttaccaacacattttgcgattcattttcaTATATAAGATTTCCATGAAATCATGTATTTAAATCCACAAGCAACATGTGTAGcatattattactttaaaagtttaaactatatactatataatattataaatgcgaaagtaactctgtctgtctgttactcaatcacgcttaaactactgaaccaattttcatgaaatttgttatgaagatattttgatacccgagaaaggacataggctactttttatcccggggaaatgacgcaatcccggaaatcccacgggaacgggaactatttgggtttttctttgactgcgcgggcgaagccgcgggtggaaacctagttactacatatataaaacaatttatattgaatattattagcAAAACTATTAATAGATAGCCATTATCTTTTTGGTGATAATATTTGACCCTAGGTatcactttttaaattaattaggcAGGCAGattaatttaagtttcttaataaatattaacattcgcagattatgattttaatattattaattaatgtcaaAGAGTACATATTAAATAGTCTACCTTTATTCACATACAATACGCATACAATACATGTTATTCCTAACaagttcaataataattatatctgtGAATTATATAGTATCATAAACTCAGATACaagactaaataaataaattacaatttgaataatcatcatcatttcattaaaatataaaaaatactacatTTGCACAGAAACAGATTTCATGATTTCCATGAAATCGCTCCATGGACAAAATCCATCCAAATCACTTTCACAACTGTGTATCTCCATTTTCATCCAACGCGGTGGATTAGATTCAGATAAAATTTCACCATCCCTCAATTGTTTAACTGTCTGATAAACATAATCTACTCTAAGTAAATCTTTATTCGTTTCATTATCATGCCATTTCTGAAAAACTAATTTTCCACCTATCGGCGTGAATTCATATTGATCTGGCAACACGTAGGGCTTGACGCCGATTGCCGCCATAATTGAATTCAAATTTGAATCATGACCAACGAGAAGCGTAAATTTCGGTGAATTCTCATCCTTTAATACgttgtaaatatatttcagtAAGGGCTTCGCGACTTCCTTCCCCAAAATTGTGCTGTTAAATCTGACATTTTGATTTTCATGCATGACACGCGTTAATAAATTCCATTCGTTgggtgttttaatttttcccCATGCAACATCGCTTGTGGGCATTCCTTCGTAATAACTCATTAAAAAAGCATCAACAATTGAATTTGTATATGCTAGAGGGCCATCAATATTCGGCTCTTCTcctatttcataaataatactatCTGTCGCGCCTACAAAATCGCACACattcttatttttacaaataggAGCATGTTTTAAGTCAACTATATCGTTTAATTTTGAGTACGCTTTATTTAGTCGTAAACCGTCTAATTTACGTTGCATCTCTTCAATTATTTTCGATTTTAACTCCAGCGACGTACTTCTGAATACGGGGTTAAACACGGGATCCATTTTAGTGGAGTTCTTGCTATAGACGGTAAcactacaatttttaaaagcaCCATTGACAAAAGCTTTAGCAGTTTCACGTGTCCTTTGTCTCGTATTTGCATAAATATGCACATCATTGGCTTCCGGACATCCGTTTGGTAACAAACCTTTTTTCACAAACCAGTTCGAAATATAATTACCCATATAACCTTCTACTAAGGCACCTTTTTCAGTTAAAAAAGCCGGTTGCACGTTCCATTTCGGCCATGTTTTATTCGACAGAATATTTAAACTTGAAGACAGAGGTGCTCTAATATTATGCCTGCTTAAAATAAGCACTTGCTTCAAATCGTAAGCACTGAccgttatgaaaataaaaaatggcatTGACACTAATATTTTTCCcgccattttttttattattaaaataaaataatttatcgcAATAATCCAACAATAATCACTTGTTATTTCGCACAATGTTGTTGTCTGATACGAAATGTGATACTGATTATATTTCACTCGGTTTCATCATCTtgatttatgttaatttataaaatattatattaaattgcaTAATTTATTGAGTTTGAGCACTATCAACGTGGTCTTTAGTGACGAATGTTTAGAAAACTAAACTGACTGTGATTTTCTTACGAGAAAGCAAAACTTTGCGTTAGGGCGTTCACACACTAGGCgtttattgaagcaaataaaatatttattttgaatcaatctaataatatcatcaaaatatCATAGATAGTGGAGTGCAGTTTTATATGCTTGACTGTTTCACACGTTTATGTTGTAATGATAAGCAGTTAACGTACTTACGCAATTCCTGTGGACAGTgtgaaacaataattattcattttactatttctaTATACTGATTTAATAGTTTTGCATTGTCATAAtccataaaaatacaatattttaaagttacaaGTTACAACCAACCTTACGCACAGtacgaaaataatatttctgtatttaaattgataatttaaaatacgaacaaaatatattcGCACTGttcctttgtttttttttcaatatttatggCAACGATTTTAATCGATTCAAATCTTCGCGCTTGACAA
This is a stretch of genomic DNA from Colias croceus chromosome 29, ilColCroc2.1. It encodes these proteins:
- the LOC123704366 gene encoding glucose-1-phosphatase-like yields the protein MAGKILVSMPFFIFITVSAYDLKQVLILSRHNIRAPLSSSLNILSNKTWPKWNVQPAFLTEKGALVEGYMGNYISNWFVKKGLLPNGCPEANDVHIYANTRQRTRETAKAFVNGAFKNCSVTVYSKNSTKMDPVFNPVFRSTSLELKSKIIEEMQRKLDGLRLNKAYSKLNDIVDLKHAPICKNKNVCDFVGATDSIIYEIGEEPNIDGPLAYTNSIVDAFLMSYYEGMPTSDVAWGKIKTPNEWNLLTRVMHENQNVRFNSTILGKEVAKPLLKYIYNVLKDENSPKFTLLVGHDSNLNSIMAAIGVKPYVLPDQYEFTPIGGKLVFQKWHDNETNKDLLRVDYVYQTVKQLRDGEILSESNPPRWMKMEIHSCESDLDGFCPWSDFMEIMKSVSVQM